ATCCCTACCTTCCCATGGACGGCTACCTAGGACTTCGCCCTGATCGTCCGGGCTGGGGAATCGACATTGATGAGGCGGCCCTCACGGAGTAATTACTAGGCCACTAAATTTTCGGCTGCGGTGTCCATGTGCAACCGGATGGTATTTCGGGCGAGGGACGCATCTCCTGTTTCGATGGCATCGACGATCTGCCGGTGGCGGTCCACGCTCATGTTGCTGACGCCCTTTTCCCGGCCGGCGAACATGATGGACATCCGGATGGAGCCTTCCAGTGATTCCCAAGAGTGGAGGAGCGTCTCGTTGCCGGTCAGGCGGCACAGGGTGCGGTGGAATTCGAGGTCCGATTCGATCCGTTCCTCAAGCGTTCCCTCGGCTGTCGCACTCATCGCATCGATAGCCGTGTGCAGGGATCCCGTGACGTGTTGCCGGTCCGGCAATTCGCAGAGGGTACGGGCGGCAAGTGATTCCAGGGCGGCGCGG
The window above is part of the Pseudarthrobacter sp. NS4 genome. Proteins encoded here:
- a CDS encoding GntR family transcriptional regulator, with translation MTAGAPATLLGLQKKSLREQALSALRTAITSGALEPGKHLVETELSEMLQISRGTLREALRQLEQEGLLSAGPRGRLSVRHLDEKEIRDIFAVRAALESLAARTLCELPDRQHVTGSLHTAIDAMSATAEGTLEERIESDLEFHRTLCRLTGNETLLHSWESLEGSIRMSIMFAGREKGVSNMSVDRHRQIVDAIETGDASLARNTIRLHMDTAAENLVA